One part of the Pogona vitticeps strain Pit_001003342236 chromosome W, PviZW2.1, whole genome shotgun sequence genome encodes these proteins:
- the LOC140702921 gene encoding uncharacterized protein LOC140702921, translating to MAMHGLHMKELTQGRNHVNAFHLSRHQRTHAGEKMYPCMECGKSFSQSSNLRSHQRTHTGEKPHKCMECGKSFSESGDLRKHERTHTGEKPHKCMECGKSFSNTGGLRTHQRTHTGEKPYKCMKCGKSFSHSSTLRAHEKIHTGEKPHKCMECGKSFSRHGHLRTHQRTHTGEKPYKCMKCGQSFSHSSTLRAHQRTHTGEKPHKCMECGKSFSESGDLRKHERTHTGEKPHKCMECGKSFSNTGGLRTHQRTHTGEKPYKCMKCGKSFSHSSTLRAHEKIHTGEKPHKCMECGKSFSRRGHLRTHQRTHTGEKPYKCMKCGQSFSHSSTLRAHEKIHTGEKPHKCMECGKSFSRRDHLRSHQRTHTGEKPHKCIECGKSFSMSGHLRLHQRTHTGEKPHKCMECGKSFSRSSTLRLHQRTHTGEKPYKCIECGKTFSHSGHLKLHQIIHTGEKPHKCMECGKSFSMSGCLRSHQKTHTGEKPYNCMKCGKSFSHSGDLKKHGRTHTGEKPHKCMECGKSFSNSSHLNSHQRTHTGEKPHICIECGKSFSHSSNLREHERTHTGEKPHKCMKCGKSFSHSSTLRLHQRTHTGEKPHKCMECGKSFSQNCDLRKHQRTHTGEKPYKCIECGKSFSQSGNLRLHQRTHTGEKPQKCIECGKSFSQSGNLRLHHRTHTGEKP from the coding sequence ATGGCCATGCATGGACTTCACATGAAAGAACTgacgcaggggagaaaccacgtaaatgcatttcacctcagtagacatcaaagaacacatgcaggggagaaaatgtatccatgtatggaatgtggaaagagcttcagtcagagtagtaaccttaggtcacatcaaagaactcacactggggagaaaccacataaatgcatggaatgtggaaagagttttagtgagagtggtgaccttaggaaacatgaaagaacgcacactggggagaaaccacataaatgcatggaatgtggaaagagctttagtaacaCTGGTGGCCTTagaacacatcaaagaactcatactggggagaaaccgtacaaatgcatgaaatgtggaaagagctttagtcatagCAGTACCCTGAGGGCACATGAaaaaattcacactggggagaagccacataaatgcatggaatgtggaaagagctttagtcgccaTGGTCACCTTagaacacatcaaagaactcatactggggagaaaccgtacaaatgcatgaaatgtggacaGAGCTTTAGTCATAGCAGTACCCTGAGggcacatcaaagaactcacactggggagaaaccacataaatgcatggaatgtggaaagagttttagtgagagtggtgaccttaggaaacatgaaagaacgcacactggggagaaaccacataaatgcatggaatgtggaaagagctttagtaacaCTGGTGGCCTTagaacacatcaaagaactcatactggggagaaaccgtacaaatgcatgaaatgtggaaagagctttagtcatagCAGTACCCTGAGGGCACATGAaaaaattcacactggggagaagccacataaatgcatggaatgtggaaagagctttagtcgccgTGGTCACCTTagaacacatcaaagaactcatactggggagaaaccgtacaaatgcatgaaatgtggacaGAGCTTTAGTCATAGCAGTACCCTGAGGGCACATGAaaaaattcacactggggagaaaccacataaatgcatggaatgtggaaagagctttagtcgccgTGATCACCTtagatcacatcaaagaactcacactggggagaaaccacataaatgcatagaatgtggaaagagctttagtatgagtggtcaccttaggttacatcaaagaactcacactggggagaaaccacataaatgcatggaatgtggaaagagctttagtcgcagtagcacccttaggttacatcaaaggactcacactggggagaaaccatataaatgtatagaGTGTGGAAAAacctttagtcacagtggtcatcttaagttacatcaaataattcacactggagagaaaccacataaatgcatggaatgtggaaagagttttagtatGAGTGGTtgccttaggtcacatcaaaaaactcacactggggaaaaaccgtACAattgcatgaaatgtggaaagagctttagtcacagtggtgaccttaagaAACAtggaagaactcacactggggagaaaccacataaatgcatggaatgtggaaagagctttagtaacaGTAGTCACCTtaattcacatcaaaggactcacactggggagaaaccacatatatgcatagaatgtggaaagagcttcagtcacagtagTAATCTTAgggaacatgaaagaactcacactggggagaaaccacataaatgcatgaaatgtggaaagagctttagtcacagtagcacccttaggttgcatcaaaggacccacactggggagaaaccacataaatgcatggaatgtggaaagagctttagtcagaattgtgaccttaggaaacatcaaagaactcatactggagagaaaccatacaaatgcatagaatgtggaaagagctttagtcagagtggtaaccttaggttgcatcaaaggacccacactggggagaagccacagaaatgcatagaatgtggaaagagctttagtcagagtggtaaccttaggttacatcatagaactcacactggggagaaaccatag